The Juglans microcarpa x Juglans regia isolate MS1-56 chromosome 2D, Jm3101_v1.0, whole genome shotgun sequence DNA window aaggaagaaagagagagaggggcgcAGAGAACGATGAGTTACCTAATGACGACGCTGACGAAAAAGCGAGAGGTGGACACAATCATCAGAGACACCATCGACAAGGTCCTCGTCCTCCGTTTCGGCCGCGCTTCCGACCCTGTCTGTCTCCATCTCGACGACCTCGTGCGtaccccctttccctctctctataTTTGATCTCTTCCCCGATATATATTATTCAAGTATTAAGCCAatgatttccttttttttttttttttcttttcttcttgacTATGCAGCTTCGTAAATCCTCTCGGGAGGTCTCTAAGTTTGCGACGGTAGCACTCGTAGATATCGATTCCGAGGaaattcaagtttatgtcaACTATTTTGACATTTCTTTTATACCGTCCAcgattttcttcttcaatgctCACCACATGAAGATGGATTCTGGGTAACTTTCTGCTTTCTTCAAAGAAATTTATTCCAAGAATGATAATTTGTTCgaggacttttttttttgctg harbors:
- the LOC121248570 gene encoding thioredoxin-like protein 4B, with the protein product MSYLMTTLTKKREVDTIIRDTIDKVLVLRFGRASDPVCLHLDDLLRKSSREVSKFATVALVDIDSEEIQVYVNYFDISFIPSTIFFFNAHHMKMDSGTADHTKWVGAFHKKQDFIDVVEAIYRGAMKGKLIVSCPLPSERIPKYQLLYKDV